A genomic region of Sphingobium sp. HWE2-09 contains the following coding sequences:
- the nth gene encoding endonuclease III: MKKADIFDFFSRLAEANPAPVTELEYGNPYQLLVAVTLSAQATDVGVNKATRALFREVQTPQQMVDLGEEGLKQHIRTIGLFNTKAKNVIGLSEILVRDFGGAVPQDRDTLTTLPGVGRKTANVVVNTAFGQETFAVDTHIFRVGNRTGLAPGKTVLAVEQKLDKHVPGPFRRDAHHWLILHGRYVCKARRPECWRCIVADLCRFKLKTPAPKGAAEKTA, encoded by the coding sequence ATGAAAAAGGCCGACATCTTCGACTTTTTCAGCCGCCTCGCCGAAGCCAATCCTGCGCCGGTGACGGAGCTGGAATATGGCAATCCCTATCAATTGCTGGTCGCGGTGACGCTGTCGGCGCAGGCGACCGATGTCGGCGTGAACAAGGCGACGCGGGCGCTGTTTCGCGAGGTCCAGACGCCGCAGCAGATGGTCGATCTGGGCGAAGAGGGTTTGAAGCAGCACATCCGCACGATCGGGCTGTTCAATACCAAGGCGAAGAATGTCATCGGCCTGTCGGAGATATTGGTGCGCGATTTCGGCGGCGCGGTGCCGCAGGATCGCGACACGTTGACCACCCTGCCCGGCGTCGGGCGCAAGACCGCCAATGTCGTGGTGAACACCGCCTTCGGACAGGAGACGTTCGCGGTCGATACGCATATTTTTCGCGTCGGGAACAGGACGGGACTGGCACCGGGAAAGACGGTACTGGCGGTCGAACAGAAGCTGGACAAACATGTGCCTGGCCCCTTCCGCCGCGATGCGCATCACTGGCTGATCCTACATGGCCGCTATGTGTGCAAGGCGCGGCGGCCGGAATGCTGGCGCTGCATCGTGGCCGACCTTTGCCGGTTCAAGCTCAAGACGCCTGCACCCAAAGGCGCTGCGGAAAAGACGGCCTGA
- a CDS encoding GNAT family N-acetyltransferase, with protein MSFAAPTPLADHHNLDNFDSGVASLDEWLRRRARANQAAGASRTFVICEGDDVAGYYALSSGSISTIEASGRMRRNMPEPIPVVVLGRLAIGKGYQGQGIGRAMVRDAAKRVIAAGDEIGIRGIVVHAISEEAKSFYLAIGFLQSPTADMTLMIPISDLKAAL; from the coding sequence GTGAGTTTTGCTGCGCCCACGCCGCTTGCGGATCATCATAATCTCGACAATTTCGACTCAGGTGTGGCTTCGCTTGATGAATGGTTGCGCCGACGCGCTCGCGCCAATCAGGCCGCAGGGGCAAGCCGCACGTTCGTCATCTGCGAAGGCGATGATGTGGCGGGGTATTACGCGCTGTCGTCCGGCTCGATCAGTACGATCGAAGCCAGCGGCAGGATGCGGCGGAATATGCCTGAACCTATCCCGGTAGTGGTTCTCGGTCGCCTCGCTATTGGCAAAGGCTACCAAGGCCAAGGAATAGGTCGCGCCATGGTCCGTGACGCAGCCAAACGGGTGATCGCCGCAGGCGATGAAATCGGCATACGCGGCATTGTCGTCCATGCGATCAGCGAGGAAGCCAAATCCTTCTATCTGGCGATTGGGTTTCTGCAATCACCGACCGCCGATATGACATTGATGATCCCGATTTCAGATTTGAAAGCCGCGCTGTGA
- a CDS encoding type IV secretory system conjugative DNA transfer family protein yields the protein MLTYARAGTGKGRDFILPNLAHVRNRSLIVIDVKDGENCFASFEHRSHTLRQRCIYLNPFKLLGLLNTRINPLQTLIGIVRRGEQIDTEADEIAHILIPSAAKSKDDWVGKGARRMLAVRMEYLALFEPELCTLSGLWRFVNSSQEEVEIGFAMMATCGLPGLEGKAEALRATAKDAPKQFEAYKSDCIEALNPFEPGKSLDGATSAHDFDFKFLKHEPTTVYLMAPSEKLAVAAPWISLIVSHIIETVAREVGPVQTTFLLDEFPMLPPSPSITKTLRLYRGKGLQLWIFSQGRYSLEERWSREAVKEFEDMAAIFNTSAVEDPDLMGDIEKWSGNRTVLMHGVNRSGGTVESAGANLGEARRAVLQSEDIRGIGAGLQIIRVAGLSHLLVCKRVHFDDVDPWKDQLRDVRTLHKGIVL from the coding sequence CTGCTCACCTATGCCCGCGCGGGCACGGGCAAGGGACGAGACTTCATCCTGCCGAACCTCGCGCATGTCCGTAATCGCAGCCTGATCGTGATCGACGTGAAGGACGGTGAAAACTGCTTCGCGTCATTCGAGCATCGCTCCCATACGCTGCGCCAGCGTTGCATCTATCTCAATCCGTTCAAACTGCTGGGGCTTTTGAATACGCGGATCAATCCGCTTCAAACCCTCATCGGCATCGTGCGCCGTGGCGAGCAAATCGACACGGAGGCAGACGAGATCGCGCATATTCTCATCCCATCGGCGGCGAAGAGTAAGGACGACTGGGTAGGCAAAGGCGCTCGGCGGATGCTCGCCGTGCGAATGGAATATCTGGCGCTCTTCGAGCCGGAGCTTTGCACGTTGAGCGGCCTGTGGCGCTTCGTGAACTCGTCTCAGGAGGAAGTGGAAATCGGCTTCGCCATGATGGCGACATGCGGCCTGCCGGGGCTGGAAGGCAAGGCAGAGGCGTTGCGCGCAACCGCCAAGGACGCCCCGAAGCAGTTTGAGGCGTACAAATCCGACTGCATCGAAGCCCTCAATCCTTTCGAGCCGGGGAAGTCGCTTGATGGCGCGACCTCCGCGCACGATTTCGATTTCAAGTTTCTCAAGCATGAACCGACCACGGTGTATCTCATGGCTCCCAGCGAAAAACTGGCCGTTGCGGCTCCGTGGATTAGCCTGATTGTTAGCCACATCATCGAGACGGTCGCGCGGGAAGTCGGCCCTGTGCAGACGACATTCCTGCTCGACGAATTTCCTATGCTGCCGCCTTCGCCTTCGATCACCAAAACCCTCCGACTGTATCGGGGCAAGGGGCTACAGCTTTGGATATTTTCACAGGGCCGCTACTCGCTCGAAGAGCGGTGGTCGCGCGAAGCTGTGAAGGAATTTGAGGACATGGCCGCGATCTTCAACACAAGCGCCGTGGAAGACCCAGACCTCATGGGCGACATCGAGAAATGGAGCGGGAACCGCACCGTTCTCATGCACGGTGTCAATCGCAGCGGCGGCACAGTTGAATCTGCCGGAGCCAATCTCGGCGAAGCCCGCAGGGCGGTCCTTCAAAGTGAGGATATTCGCGGCATCGGGGCGGGGTTGCAGATTATCCGCGTCGCGGGCCTGTCCCATCTTCTCGTCTGCAAGCGTGTCCATTTCGATGATGTCGATCCGTGGAAGGATCAGCTGCGCGATGTTCGCACTCTCCATAAGGGTATTGTCCTATGA
- a CDS encoding type II toxin-antitoxin system TacA family antitoxin gives MPAPQAADTHVKAVNLKMREDTRALIDRAAQMQGRSRTDFMIEASRRAAEDAILDQTVISVDADTYGRFLAMLDAPPQPNERLRKTMQTKAPWEPQ, from the coding sequence ATGCCAGCACCGCAAGCCGCAGATACACATGTCAAAGCCGTCAATCTCAAAATGCGGGAGGATACTCGCGCTCTAATCGATCGTGCAGCCCAGATGCAGGGGCGTTCGCGAACGGATTTTATGATCGAGGCTTCGCGCCGCGCAGCGGAAGACGCTATTCTGGATCAGACCGTGATTTCCGTCGATGCCGATACATATGGTCGTTTTCTTGCAATGCTCGACGCGCCGCCGCAACCAAATGAAAGGTTGCGTAAGACTATGCAGACCAAGGCACCTTGGGAACCCCAGTGA
- a CDS encoding LexA family protein — MGTYQGDNTTGFQSPAQDYIEPVVDLARLLDLRRPGLYPVRVVGQELRSRGIHAGDILIANANSEPTTGKVCVALLHGEFILATLTRDGEDWWLRPSSGNPVQVDGDVEIWAMIKALVRTKV, encoded by the coding sequence ATGGGAACATATCAGGGCGACAACACGACAGGCTTTCAGAGCCCTGCGCAAGACTACATTGAGCCTGTGGTCGATCTCGCGCGCCTGCTCGATCTGCGGCGTCCGGGTCTATATCCCGTCCGGGTTGTCGGCCAAGAGCTTCGCTCAAGGGGAATCCATGCGGGCGATATCCTGATTGCGAATGCCAACTCGGAGCCAACGACGGGGAAGGTTTGCGTGGCCCTCCTCCATGGCGAATTCATTCTCGCCACGTTGACCCGTGATGGGGAGGACTGGTGGCTGCGTCCGTCCAGCGGCAACCCTGTGCAGGTTGATGGCGATGTGGAAATCTGGGCCATGATAAAGGCACTCGTGCGAACGAAGGTGTGA
- a CDS encoding helix-turn-helix domain-containing protein: MKKVTPNGNLIKELRSQLEKGSLQKEMSHAVGISERRIRSIENENAAVTMPELDRIAAYLGVPRDTIAYAIDTPKLVPAPNDTAPSLLDRIFKDRVIPRFDKDLAYATMDEGRLIHDAQHSQDLTVQIDVQLTAETSEYAEELIRLLTDLTYSKRDWLSRPTPADEIALRRRVRQLLVLLKGNDVWFYYTHQMRHLPERYDLPAEGDPSEMQFRIASVLGPPGEYGEESTDVNVDNGQPYFMKGWEPKKQGENEGC; encoded by the coding sequence ATGAAAAAGGTCACGCCAAACGGCAATTTGATAAAAGAGCTCCGGTCGCAGCTCGAAAAGGGATCGCTCCAGAAAGAGATGTCGCATGCGGTTGGTATCAGTGAACGCCGCATTCGATCTATCGAGAATGAAAATGCGGCGGTTACGATGCCGGAGTTGGATCGCATTGCAGCCTATCTAGGCGTGCCACGCGATACGATCGCTTATGCGATCGACACGCCGAAGCTAGTGCCCGCCCCCAACGACACTGCCCCAAGCCTCCTTGATAGGATTTTCAAGGATCGCGTGATCCCCCGATTTGACAAAGACCTAGCCTACGCAACGATGGACGAGGGCAGGCTGATCCATGATGCCCAGCACTCCCAAGACCTGACTGTTCAGATCGACGTTCAGCTTACCGCAGAAACCAGCGAGTATGCCGAAGAGCTGATCCGCCTCCTGACTGATCTCACATATTCGAAACGCGATTGGCTTTCGAGGCCGACGCCAGCGGATGAAATCGCGCTAAGGCGGCGCGTTCGCCAACTTCTCGTGCTTCTGAAGGGCAATGATGTGTGGTTCTACTACACCCATCAGATGCGGCACCTGCCGGAACGATACGACCTACCTGCCGAGGGTGATCCTAGCGAAATGCAATTTCGCATAGCGAGCGTGCTGGGGCCACCGGGCGAATACGGAGAGGAGTCGACCGACGTGAATGTCGATAATGGCCAGCCGTACTTCATGAAGGGCTGGGAGCCGAAAAAGCAGGGGGAGAATGAGGGATGCTGA
- a CDS encoding ArdC family protein, with product MTATIYETITNQIVTAIEEGAAEFKMPWHRMAQDIACPVNVASGRDYRGLNVISLWMIAEAKRYQSGTWATYQQWQDKDCQVRKGEKSASVFFWKNLSEAEGKQEQDGEARGRFVARRYSVFNADQVDGYMSPEIPQLSESERIERAERFFSSIPAHITHGGGIACFKPESDQVEMIDYARFTSAPAYYSVLSHELTHWSGGELRLDRDLSGRFGSESYAVEELVAELGAAFIAGKLGLPSDPRKDHAPYIASWLKVLKNDSRAIFTAASKAQAAADFLASFSA from the coding sequence ATGACAGCAACCATCTATGAAACCATCACCAACCAAATCGTTACGGCTATCGAGGAGGGCGCGGCAGAGTTCAAAATGCCATGGCATCGCATGGCGCAAGACATTGCTTGCCCCGTGAATGTCGCCAGCGGGCGCGACTATCGCGGGCTGAACGTCATATCTTTATGGATGATAGCAGAGGCAAAGCGTTACCAGTCGGGCACATGGGCAACTTACCAGCAATGGCAGGATAAGGACTGTCAGGTCCGCAAAGGCGAGAAATCGGCAAGCGTGTTCTTTTGGAAGAACCTTAGCGAAGCGGAAGGAAAGCAGGAACAAGACGGCGAGGCTCGCGGGCGTTTCGTTGCCCGAAGGTACAGCGTGTTCAACGCCGATCAGGTGGACGGCTACATGTCCCCGGAAATCCCACAGCTTTCAGAGAGCGAACGCATCGAGCGCGCCGAGCGGTTCTTTTCTAGCATCCCGGCACATATCACCCATGGCGGCGGTATCGCTTGCTTCAAGCCGGAAAGCGATCAGGTCGAGATGATAGATTATGCCCGGTTCACAAGCGCACCAGCATATTACTCAGTGCTGAGCCATGAGCTGACGCATTGGAGCGGAGGCGAGTTGCGGCTGGATCGCGATTTATCGGGGCGTTTCGGTTCTGAATCCTACGCCGTCGAGGAACTGGTCGCAGAGCTTGGCGCGGCTTTCATCGCGGGCAAGCTTGGCCTTCCGAGCGATCCCCGCAAGGATCATGCACCCTATATCGCAAGCTGGCTTAAGGTTTTGAAGAACGATAGTCGCGCGATTTTCACCGCCGCGAGCAAGGCGCAGGCCGCAGCCGATTTTCTCGCAAGTTTCAGCGCATAA
- a CDS encoding AAA family ATPase: MLTAIKSIKNLGVFGNYTQAPGLKAFSRYNLIYGENGAGKTTLSRLFSALNDGAHTEYPLLEFAVDGESGAVAKGQKYSRKLRVFNADYVEANIGKFDGPIRPILIVGVENKELAEEVRKEQATYDARELQLKAISTATEKATNDKGKVFSAVAKTIGEATSGASLRSYRKPDAEKDFARLRPLKTYADDELEVSRATLRQEQADPVSEFGLPPQLRDSDGELEPFTDVCARFSRTVESLTRKTAQEGALKRLVENPEISKWVEEGIKLHREHSSPSCEYCAQPIPADRAEALAQHFGAADQLLKTEIEAAMATGLRLADSLRKIEPAAQSSLYAELWKEYEIAVEAWEAARSACLERFTDLDAILADKLIRRSSAFDTEADIEAAALLEAANQLNNILARHNIKTAQFSSAKGKAREILERHYLAGIAEQVEEFEKQIEGHNIEAAKLTNGAPEFPDPRSMAALLASIKEKRAKVSSAHAGGSEMTKRLRDFLGRTDLEFHSADEGYRLLRRGKPAKRLSEGEKTAIAFIYFVTHLGDQEFDVAEGIVVIDDPISSLDSSAIYQAFACLKNAVKNAKQVFLLTHNFEFLKLLLNWLDNAKKNTSHYMIICTETASDRVATIGSLDKLLIDHQTEYQFLFKTLYHFKSDGTIASCYHMPNVARKLLETFLEFHSPSNDKLYKKMETITFDEDKKAAIYKFTNDNSHFTGKGFDPAIVSESQKNVKYLLEMIESVAPAHYQGLEKLSA; encoded by the coding sequence ATGCTGACCGCCATTAAGTCGATCAAAAACTTAGGCGTCTTCGGCAACTATACCCAAGCGCCGGGGCTTAAGGCATTCTCACGCTACAACCTGATCTACGGCGAAAACGGCGCAGGCAAAACCACGCTCTCGCGCCTGTTTTCAGCATTGAACGACGGCGCGCACACAGAATATCCGCTGCTTGAATTCGCAGTCGATGGGGAAAGCGGCGCGGTTGCCAAAGGCCAAAAATACAGCCGCAAACTGCGGGTGTTCAACGCCGATTACGTGGAGGCGAATATCGGGAAATTCGATGGGCCTATCCGTCCCATCCTGATTGTCGGCGTCGAGAATAAGGAACTCGCCGAAGAGGTTCGTAAGGAACAAGCGACCTATGATGCCCGCGAATTGCAACTCAAGGCTATATCAACCGCCACGGAAAAGGCGACGAATGACAAGGGCAAAGTTTTCTCAGCCGTCGCAAAAACCATTGGTGAGGCCACCAGCGGCGCATCGCTTCGTAGCTATCGCAAGCCTGACGCGGAGAAAGACTTTGCCCGCCTGCGTCCGCTGAAGACCTATGCCGACGACGAACTTGAGGTTAGCCGCGCCACGCTCCGGCAGGAGCAGGCCGATCCGGTCAGTGAGTTTGGATTGCCGCCGCAGCTACGCGACAGTGACGGTGAGCTTGAACCATTCACAGATGTCTGCGCCCGGTTCTCCCGCACGGTCGAAAGCCTTACGCGGAAAACGGCTCAGGAAGGCGCGTTGAAGCGTCTCGTCGAAAATCCTGAAATATCCAAATGGGTTGAGGAAGGGATCAAGCTTCACCGCGAACATTCTTCACCCTCTTGCGAATATTGCGCGCAGCCTATCCCGGCTGATCGCGCTGAAGCGCTGGCCCAGCATTTCGGCGCAGCCGACCAGTTGCTCAAGACCGAGATCGAAGCGGCAATGGCCACGGGTCTGCGGCTGGCGGATAGTTTGCGGAAGATAGAACCCGCCGCCCAGTCATCACTCTACGCCGAGCTTTGGAAAGAATACGAGATCGCGGTTGAGGCTTGGGAAGCTGCCCGGTCTGCCTGCCTTGAACGCTTCACTGACCTTGACGCCATCCTTGCTGACAAACTCATTCGGCGATCGAGCGCATTTGATACCGAAGCGGACATCGAGGCCGCTGCGCTGTTGGAGGCAGCGAACCAGCTCAATAACATCCTTGCCCGGCACAACATCAAAACGGCACAATTCTCGTCAGCCAAGGGGAAGGCACGGGAAATACTGGAACGGCACTATCTCGCGGGGATTGCCGAGCAGGTTGAGGAATTTGAGAAGCAGATCGAGGGACACAACATTGAGGCGGCCAAGCTGACAAATGGCGCGCCGGAATTTCCCGATCCGCGCAGCATGGCAGCGCTGCTAGCGTCGATAAAGGAAAAGCGGGCGAAGGTATCGAGCGCTCATGCGGGCGGGTCTGAAATGACAAAACGCCTTCGTGATTTTCTTGGCCGCACTGATCTTGAGTTTCATTCTGCTGATGAAGGCTATCGGCTGTTACGGCGTGGGAAGCCAGCAAAGCGTCTTAGTGAAGGCGAAAAGACGGCCATTGCATTCATCTATTTCGTCACGCATCTCGGAGATCAGGAGTTCGATGTGGCGGAAGGGATCGTGGTTATCGACGACCCAATTTCGAGCCTAGATTCCTCTGCAATCTACCAAGCATTCGCCTGCCTGAAAAATGCTGTGAAAAACGCTAAGCAAGTTTTCCTGCTTACACATAATTTCGAATTCTTGAAACTGCTTTTGAACTGGCTCGACAATGCAAAGAAGAACACGTCACATTACATGATTATTTGCACCGAGACTGCCAGCGACCGCGTGGCGACAATCGGAAGTTTGGACAAACTACTCATCGACCATCAGACCGAATATCAATTTCTTTTCAAGACCCTGTATCATTTTAAGTCTGATGGAACGATCGCATCTTGTTACCACATGCCGAACGTGGCCCGAAAACTTCTTGAGACGTTTCTTGAGTTCCACTCTCCATCGAATGACAAGCTTTATAAAAAAATGGAGACCATCACGTTCGATGAGGACAAGAAAGCTGCAATTTACAAATTCACGAATGATAATTCACACTTCACCGGAAAAGGATTTGATCCAGCAATAGTTTCAGAAAGTCAGAAAAATGTAAAATATCTTCTTGAGATGATCGAAAGCGTTGCGCCCGCACATTACCAAGGGCTGGAAAAATTGTCGGCATAA
- a CDS encoding DinB/UmuC family translesion DNA polymerase, with the protein MAKLEKLGVHTLSDFVALDPELVRGMLTVTGQRTHAELRGISCMPFSEAPASRKSIACTRSFGRAITDFDEMREAVATYAARAAEKLRRFNLRAGAMQVFMRTNEFNDDPKYSNSVTLGVEATANSFALIGTATRAANAMWRDGFRYFKAGVILLDLYMPNELPAADLFASRDPDKSKALMVALDAINGRYGRESVRPGGLAKRSGGWAMKRENLSPCYTTRVADLLTVKASSCSDKKRPIES; encoded by the coding sequence ATGGCCAAGCTTGAAAAGCTGGGCGTGCATACACTTTCTGATTTTGTCGCGCTTGATCCCGAGCTTGTACGGGGGATGCTGACGGTAACAGGACAGCGGACCCATGCAGAGCTGCGCGGAATCTCGTGTATGCCGTTCTCGGAAGCGCCGGCATCGCGAAAGAGCATCGCCTGCACGCGGAGCTTTGGGCGGGCGATCACTGACTTCGACGAAATGCGAGAAGCGGTCGCGACTTATGCGGCGCGGGCCGCAGAGAAGCTGCGCCGCTTCAACCTGCGCGCGGGAGCCATGCAGGTGTTTATGCGGACGAACGAGTTCAACGATGATCCGAAATATTCGAATTCGGTTACGCTTGGCGTCGAGGCAACCGCAAACTCGTTTGCGCTAATCGGGACAGCCACGCGCGCGGCGAACGCCATGTGGCGGGACGGATTCCGATATTTCAAGGCGGGCGTCATTTTGCTCGACTTGTATATGCCGAACGAATTGCCCGCCGCCGACCTGTTCGCCTCCCGCGATCCAGATAAATCGAAAGCGCTCATGGTCGCGCTCGATGCCATCAATGGCCGCTATGGTCGGGAGAGCGTTAGACCGGGCGGCTTGGCCAAGCGCTCCGGTGGCTGGGCGATGAAGCGCGAGAATTTGTCGCCCTGCTACACGACGCGCGTGGCGGACTTACTCACGGTCAAAGCCTCATCTTGTTCCGATAAGAAAAGGCCGATCGAGAGCTAA
- a CDS encoding MucR family transcriptional regulator, whose protein sequence is MENIVGAENEILITLTADIVSAHVSNNSVAASDVGGLIEKVYGALQGLGAPVKPVEEKPKGAVSIRASIKPDHLVSMIDGNPYKMLKRHLSLNGFTPDSYREAFGLPKDYPMVAANYAESRRNLAIKIGLGRKPKAAAAQATAAPLKSVRKPKSIKSTTVTE, encoded by the coding sequence ATGGAGAATATTGTGGGCGCTGAAAACGAAATACTTATCACCCTGACCGCTGACATCGTTTCTGCCCATGTCAGCAATAATAGTGTGGCGGCGAGCGACGTTGGCGGCCTAATCGAAAAAGTCTATGGCGCGTTGCAGGGGTTGGGCGCACCCGTTAAGCCAGTGGAAGAAAAGCCCAAGGGGGCAGTTTCCATCCGCGCGTCGATCAAGCCGGACCATCTGGTCAGCATGATCGATGGCAACCCGTATAAGATGCTGAAACGGCACCTATCGCTCAATGGCTTTACGCCGGACAGCTATCGTGAGGCTTTCGGACTTCCCAAAGACTATCCGATGGTCGCAGCAAATTATGCAGAATCGCGCCGCAATCTTGCAATCAAGATCGGGCTTGGTCGCAAGCCGAAAGCTGCTGCCGCTCAAGCTACAGCAGCCCCTTTGAAGTCAGTCCGTAAACCAAAAAGTATAAAGTCTACAACTGTGACTGAATAG
- a CDS encoding helix-turn-helix domain-containing protein, which yields MVAEAIDARGDTEVHFRSGLRYRSLGKFFEAALNRRDLSLEEVSHKTGLSEDVLRQLIQDERKFDSGVVKKLRPLFPTTYRSFSKWQDDIDKMNSAKISSMSKIGSPRRKFG from the coding sequence ATGGTTGCCGAAGCAATTGACGCGCGAGGAGATACGGAAGTGCATTTCCGGAGCGGACTAAGATATCGATCTTTAGGAAAGTTCTTTGAGGCAGCGTTAAACAGGCGCGATCTCTCTTTAGAAGAGGTATCGCATAAAACTGGCTTGAGCGAAGATGTTCTGCGTCAACTAATTCAAGACGAAAGAAAATTTGATTCCGGCGTAGTAAAAAAACTAAGGCCACTTTTTCCTACGACTTATAGATCATTCTCCAAATGGCAGGATGACATTGATAAGATGAATTCAGCCAAGATATCTAGCATGTCAAAAATCGGAAGCCCTCGGCGTAAATTTGGCTGA
- the dapB gene encoding 4-hydroxy-tetrahydrodipicolinate reductase, producing MTTIGIFGAAGRMGRAIAQVAADVGLGLAGGTDRDPAGEIAPGIAMTADPLALAEASEVLIDFSVPAALGAHLDACIAAKKPILIGTTGLEPVHHALIDEAAKHIPVLQTGNTSLGVNLLAALVEQAAAGLGDDWDIEIVEMHHRHKVDAPSGTALLLGEAAARGRGIALADHSERGRDGITGARALGAIGFAALRGGSVAGDHQVIFAAEGERIEIGHRAENRSIFARGAVKGARWLVGQSAGRYDMKGVLGL from the coding sequence ATGACGACGATCGGCATTTTCGGGGCGGCGGGCCGCATGGGACGCGCGATCGCGCAGGTTGCGGCCGACGTGGGACTGGGCCTCGCGGGCGGCACCGATCGCGATCCGGCAGGCGAGATCGCGCCGGGCATCGCGATGACGGCCGATCCGCTGGCGCTGGCGGAAGCGAGCGAGGTACTGATCGATTTTTCCGTACCGGCCGCTTTGGGCGCGCATCTGGACGCGTGCATTGCGGCGAAGAAGCCGATCTTGATTGGAACGACTGGGTTGGAGCCGGTGCATCATGCTTTGATCGATGAAGCGGCCAAGCATATTCCAGTGTTGCAGACCGGCAATACGTCGCTGGGCGTCAATCTGCTCGCCGCACTGGTCGAGCAGGCGGCGGCGGGCCTGGGCGACGATTGGGATATCGAAATCGTCGAGATGCATCACCGGCACAAGGTCGATGCGCCGTCGGGCACGGCGTTGCTGCTGGGCGAAGCGGCGGCGCGGGGGCGCGGGATCGCGCTGGCCGACCATAGCGAGCGTGGGCGGGACGGGATTACGGGCGCGCGGGCGCTGGGAGCGATCGGCTTTGCGGCGCTGCGTGGCGGATCGGTGGCAGGAGATCATCAGGTGATCTTTGCGGCGGAGGGCGAGCGGATTGAGATCGGCCATCGTGCGGAAAACCGCAGCATCTTTGCGCGCGGGGCGGTGAAGGGGGCGCGCTGGCTGGTGGGGCAATCGGCGGGACGATATGACATGAAAGGCGTACTGGGGCTGTAG
- a CDS encoding ankyrin repeat domain-containing protein — protein MTDDYHKIKRAMIIDIFEAARNDDVDSLKTFIDGGMSLNQAKSSFLDMTPMHVACIENSYQFVEYACENAIFDPWARDANLRTAFDHAAACGNQRAKEALFKVMYNGVSYDFTKHEFSF, from the coding sequence ATGACAGATGATTATCATAAGATAAAACGAGCAATGATTATTGATATATTTGAAGCAGCTAGAAATGACGATGTTGATTCATTAAAGACTTTTATTGATGGCGGTATGTCGTTGAATCAAGCAAAGAGTAGCTTTTTGGATATGACCCCCATGCATGTTGCTTGCATCGAAAATAGCTATCAATTTGTAGAATATGCATGTGAGAATGCGATATTTGATCCTTGGGCACGAGACGCCAATTTACGCACCGCTTTCGATCACGCAGCGGCTTGCGGAAATCAAAGGGCCAAAGAAGCGCTTTTCAAGGTCATGTACAATGGCGTTTCCTATGATTTTACAAAGCACGAATTCAGCTTCTGA
- a CDS encoding recombinase family protein, with product METKTRLIGYARVSTADQNSDLQINALQAAGCDPIFEDSITGVAVSREGLDLALASIGQGEKLVVWKLDRLGRSIPHVMSIMADLHHRGASLVSLTENFDTGTEAGELYSTILALFAHIERRMISQRTRAGLEAARQRGVHLGGRPKMTAAQIVEARQLMQGSQIKADALAARYGVGRATLFRHLGKN from the coding sequence ATGGAAACGAAAACCCGGCTGATAGGCTACGCCCGCGTCAGCACGGCAGACCAGAATAGTGATTTACAGATCAATGCCTTACAAGCCGCCGGATGCGATCCGATCTTTGAGGACAGTATCACGGGCGTTGCCGTCTCCCGCGAAGGTCTGGACCTAGCCTTGGCCTCAATCGGCCAGGGCGAAAAGCTGGTAGTGTGGAAGCTGGACCGCCTTGGCAGGTCTATCCCCCATGTCATGTCGATCATGGCCGACCTCCACCACCGAGGCGCAAGCCTCGTCAGCCTTACTGAGAATTTCGACACCGGGACGGAAGCCGGAGAACTTTACAGCACTATCCTCGCCCTCTTCGCCCATATCGAGCGGCGGATGATTTCCCAGCGGACCCGCGCTGGCCTCGAAGCCGCCCGCCAACGCGGCGTCCACCTTGGCGGTAGGCCGAAGATGACGGCGGCACAGATCGTGGAGGCAAGGCAGTTAATGCAGGGAAGCCAGATTAAGGCCGACGCCTTGGCGGCGCGCTATGGCGTAGGTCGTGCAACTCTATTTAGGCATCTGGGCAAAAACTAA